The nucleotide sequence ATCCCTGACGAGATGTCTTCGACACCCAGCTCTGCCGCGACGTCGAGGAAAACTCCGTTGTCGTTGCGATAGAGGTTGTTTCGACCATAATCATTGGCTACGTAGATGTCCTGATCGCCATCATTATCGAAGTCCTCCCAAGCCACCGCGAAGCTGAAACGAGTGTTGTTTTGTTCCAGGCCAGTTGCCGCAGTGGCGTCTGTAAACGCGAAGTGTCCTTCGTTGCGCAATAGCATGTTGCGGCCGCCATTGTTCGCATCGTGAAACGGCATCGGGGCGCCCATCGGCCCGCGATCAAAGGTCGACTCCGAGGGATTGTACCCACAACAGTAGAGGTCCAAGTCGCCGTCTTGGTCGTAGTCCGCGGCGGCCATTGAGAATAGCTGGGACTGACTGCTCACAGCCGCTTCTACTGAGAAATGGCCGCTGCCGTCATTGGACATCAGAATCAGTCGCCATTCGTGCGCCACGATCAGATCACGGTCCCCATCGTTATCCAGATCCACCAACAAGGCGCTCGCGCAGTATTCTAGCCAATCTGCGCCGCCAGCATTCGGTGCGTCGATTAAGGTGCCATCCGACTGACGAATCAAAAGGCGATTGGGAAGGCCTCCTTCCGCGCAAACATAAACATCCTCTAACCCATCGCCATTTGCATCTCCAAGTGCGAGTCCATGATTTGCCACAACATCGACGCCAAGAGATCGGGGAAGTCTGCTTCTCCAATAATCTGCACCGTGGCGAAAATAGTCTTGCCAGCCATGTGTAGTTTCTAACAGGGATTGCGTGCAATCCGCGAACATCGTTCCGGACGGTCCGGTGTGGACGATTTCTTCATAGTCACGAACGGACACGGACTGAAGTCGCGGCACGCCGCCGACTGTGCTCCAGGTGCAATCCCACAATGAGTTGACTTGTCGCGCCTCTCGCTCACCGCGTGAGTCGGCCTGAAAATCGATGAGCGTCCGCGAGCTTTGCACTCCTGGCTCAATGGTGTAAAGCTTGAATTTGACATGCAAGTGTTCGTTGACGCCGAACTGCATTCCGAGGACACGCACCGCTTCGGCGAAGCTCTTCAAGCCATGCGACTTTTCGTCATTCTCGGACGGCTTCGCTCGCGAGACGCGCATGCCGGTCTTGTTGACAATCACTGTCAGTTCACTTGGCGCCAAGGCTTCGAATTCAATCGAGTCGCTGACAAGATCGATAAGTTCGTCTGACTTCGCGACCGATGCGTGTTCGAGAACCTTTGTCAGGATTCCGAGTTGCTTGCCAGCCGCGTCGTTAAAGGCTTCCGTTACCCAGCCGTCCTGAGTGGGATCGATGCGTTTATATGCGTCCGCCAACGGCGACACCAAAGGGTTGTTGTCCAAACACGGCGCCGTTGGCAAGGCTTCGCCGTCGAGTGCGTTTTGAACGAGCGCAATGACGGGTTCGGAGACGACGTCAGGTACAGCCTTTGCGGTAGCCTCAGCAGGGCCGGGCTGGGCAACTTCCGAACCATTGTTTTTGCTACAGCCACTGCTGAGCAACCCGAAGATCATGACCCACGTGAGGCAAGCAGGAGCTCGCGCAATTAACGGAATTTGAAACAGCATGTCTTTACTACGGAGAGCTGGACGGCAGCAATAGATACTGCAGCGATCAATCATCGATCGAGGACAGAAAAAAAGCCGCCGGGAGTACGACTCCCGGCGGCAGGGGATCGACCCATTGTCCTTGGGCCGTTTCATCTTCTGCGTTTCCCACGACTCACTTACGGAACCGACGGGCGGCAAGCAAGCCAACCAGGCCGAGGCCGGCGAGCACCA is from Planctomycetia bacterium and encodes:
- a CDS encoding VCBS repeat-containing protein; translated protein: MLFQIPLIARAPACLTWVMIFGLLSSGCSKNNGSEVAQPGPAEATAKAVPDVVSEPVIALVQNALDGEALPTAPCLDNNPLVSPLADAYKRIDPTQDGWVTEAFNDAAGKQLGILTKVLEHASVAKSDELIDLVSDSIEFEALAPSELTVIVNKTGMRVSRAKPSENDEKSHGLKSFAEAVRVLGMQFGVNEHLHVKFKLYTIEPGVQSSRTLIDFQADSRGEREARQVNSLWDCTWSTVGGVPRLQSVSVRDYEEIVHTGPSGTMFADCTQSLLETTHGWQDYFRHGADYWRSRLPRSLGVDVVANHGLALGDANGDGLEDVYVCAEGGLPNRLLIRQSDGTLIDAPNAGGADWLEYCASALLVDLDNDGDRDLIVAHEWRLILMSNDGSGHFSVEAAVSSQSQLFSMAAADYDQDGDLDLYCCGYNPSESTFDRGPMGAPMPFHDANNGGRNMLLRNEGHFAFTDATAATGLEQNNTRFSFAVAWEDFDNDGDQDIYVANDYGRNNLYRNDNGVFLDVAAELGVEDISSGMSVAWGDVNRDGWMDLYVSNMFSSAGNRITYQRQFKPEVSDATRQAYQRMARGNSLFENQGGVAFQDRSESAAVSLGRWAWGSRFVDLNNDGWEDIVVANGFITTDDTSDL